From Pseudomonadota bacterium, the proteins below share one genomic window:
- a CDS encoding nucleotidyltransferase domain-containing protein, protein MTNESRPSRTTRAVGSLLSTLQERAKGLSCLYAVEEILRDASSPLGVILARIIRAIPDGFHYADDCQARIDFEAEAYETPGYRRGAHALEADIVVHEAAVGRLEVSYREEHAQADQGPFLKEEVKLIETVAERIADYVLHQRLRRMFEDLVAERIGSGREAASEWRIALDLLRRTDPRLLGRVSRKMMNQLCWRGVAEAKSLLRRYGEDRRAGAMNGETNQPRRRTSPESLVVLSDETFRVASAHMTDLEILDAIQDWIHEDKASALVKPITDVYSPLNDVADAIRRFKHEAPEQQELSQSSDASVRVALISRFFSGELRLINVVKPYVRIEDFFELVDHIVAAPRSHGRLGGKSSGLFFAERILSREIRNTPGIGDVRTPKTWYLASDTLLDFQHYNNIDDVFEHKYKSIDEVRQEYPHIVQIFKNSHFSMEISKGLALALDDFGERPLIVRSSSLLEDRFDAAFSGKYKSLFLANQGTRKQRLDALKDAIAEVYASIFGPDPIEYRAERGLLDFNEEMGIMIQEVVGTRVGHYYFPAFAGVAFSANEFRWSPRIKREDGLIRLVPGLGTRAVDRITEDYPILIAPGQPKLRVNVSTEEIIRYAPKKIDVIDLESGRFETKDLAELLTECEGDYPALTKVISVLKNDRLSAPSALMSDFAKDDFVVTFDGLVNQSGFIKQIGVILNTLQRALGTPVDIEFASDGEHLYLLQCRPQSRSQNVEAAIIPDVPKENVVFSASRYVSNGRVPDITHVVYVDPEAYNALEEHEQLVAVGQAVGRLNKLLPKRQFILIGPGRWGSRGDIKLGVRATYSDINNTAVLVEVARKKGNYTPDLSFGTHFFQDLVEASIRYLPLYPDDEGVLFNEEFLSRSPNILANVLPEYAGLSHVVRVIDVPAATGGKVLRILMNAERDQALAFLGEPASAADYEPDVSSPVRDGGGDHWRWRLRMAERIGQALDAQRFGVSGLYVFGSTKNATAGPASDIDLLIHFDGDEGQRRELTTWLEGWSVCLAEANYLRTGQTSDGLLDVHIITDADIERRSSFAVKIGAITDAARAIKIGTK, encoded by the coding sequence ATGACGAATGAGAGCCGCCCGTCGAGGACGACGCGCGCCGTCGGCAGCCTGCTCAGCACCTTGCAGGAGCGGGCCAAGGGGCTCTCCTGCCTCTACGCCGTCGAAGAGATCCTGCGGGACGCGTCCAGCCCGCTCGGGGTGATTCTCGCTCGCATCATCCGCGCGATCCCCGACGGCTTCCACTACGCGGACGACTGCCAGGCCCGCATCGACTTCGAGGCGGAGGCGTACGAGACGCCCGGCTACCGGAGGGGCGCGCACGCGCTCGAGGCCGACATCGTGGTCCATGAAGCCGCCGTCGGCAGGCTGGAGGTCTCCTACCGGGAGGAGCACGCGCAGGCGGATCAGGGGCCGTTCCTCAAGGAGGAGGTCAAGCTCATCGAGACTGTCGCCGAGCGCATCGCCGACTACGTCCTCCACCAGCGCCTGCGCCGGATGTTCGAGGATCTCGTGGCGGAGCGGATCGGCTCCGGGCGCGAGGCGGCCAGCGAGTGGCGCATCGCGCTCGACCTCCTCAGGCGGACCGACCCGCGGCTCCTCGGCCGGGTCTCCAGGAAGATGATGAACCAGCTCTGCTGGCGCGGCGTGGCGGAGGCCAAGTCGCTCCTCAGGCGCTACGGCGAGGATCGGCGCGCGGGCGCGATGAACGGGGAGACCAACCAGCCCCGCCGCCGGACGTCACCCGAGAGCCTCGTCGTGCTGAGCGACGAGACGTTCCGCGTGGCGAGCGCGCACATGACGGACCTCGAGATCCTCGACGCGATCCAGGACTGGATCCACGAGGACAAGGCGAGCGCCCTGGTAAAGCCGATCACGGACGTCTACTCTCCCCTGAACGACGTCGCCGACGCGATCCGGCGCTTCAAGCACGAGGCGCCCGAGCAGCAGGAGCTGTCGCAGTCCTCGGACGCGAGCGTCCGCGTCGCGCTCATCTCCCGCTTCTTCAGCGGCGAGCTCCGGCTCATCAACGTCGTCAAGCCCTACGTCCGCATCGAGGACTTCTTCGAGCTCGTCGATCACATCGTCGCCGCGCCGCGGAGCCACGGGCGCCTCGGAGGAAAGAGCTCCGGGCTGTTCTTCGCGGAGCGCATCCTCTCCCGGGAGATCCGGAACACGCCCGGGATCGGGGACGTGCGCACGCCGAAGACCTGGTACCTGGCCTCGGACACGCTGCTCGACTTCCAGCACTACAACAACATCGACGACGTGTTCGAGCACAAGTACAAGTCCATCGATGAGGTGCGCCAAGAGTACCCGCACATCGTCCAGATCTTCAAGAACTCCCACTTCTCCATGGAGATCTCGAAGGGGCTCGCCCTCGCCCTCGACGACTTCGGCGAGAGGCCCCTCATCGTCCGCAGCTCGAGCCTGCTCGAGGATCGCTTCGACGCGGCGTTCTCCGGGAAGTACAAGAGCCTGTTCCTCGCGAACCAGGGCACGCGGAAGCAGCGCCTCGACGCGCTGAAGGACGCCATCGCCGAGGTGTACGCGTCGATCTTCGGCCCCGACCCCATCGAGTACCGCGCCGAGCGCGGCCTGCTCGACTTCAACGAGGAGATGGGGATCATGATCCAGGAGGTGGTCGGCACCCGCGTCGGGCACTACTACTTCCCGGCGTTCGCGGGGGTCGCCTTCAGCGCCAACGAGTTCCGCTGGTCGCCGCGGATCAAGCGCGAGGACGGCCTCATCCGGCTGGTGCCCGGGCTCGGCACGAGGGCCGTGGATCGCATCACCGAGGACTACCCGATCCTGATAGCGCCCGGACAGCCCAAGCTGCGCGTCAACGTCTCGACCGAGGAGATCATCCGCTACGCGCCGAAGAAGATCGACGTCATCGACCTCGAGAGCGGGCGCTTCGAGACCAAGGACCTAGCCGAGCTCCTCACCGAGTGCGAGGGCGACTACCCGGCCCTCACCAAGGTGATATCGGTGCTCAAGAACGATCGCCTGTCCGCGCCGTCGGCGCTCATGTCGGACTTCGCGAAGGATGATTTCGTCGTGACGTTCGACGGGCTCGTGAACCAGAGCGGGTTCATCAAGCAGATCGGCGTGATCCTGAATACCCTGCAGCGGGCGCTCGGCACGCCGGTGGACATCGAGTTCGCCTCGGACGGTGAGCACCTGTACCTCCTGCAGTGCCGCCCCCAGAGCCGCTCGCAGAACGTGGAGGCCGCGATCATCCCGGACGTGCCGAAGGAGAACGTGGTCTTCTCCGCGAGCCGCTACGTGTCCAACGGCCGTGTCCCGGACATCACGCACGTCGTGTACGTCGATCCCGAGGCGTACAACGCCCTCGAAGAACACGAGCAGCTCGTCGCGGTCGGGCAGGCGGTCGGCCGGCTCAACAAGCTCCTGCCCAAGCGGCAGTTCATCCTGATCGGGCCGGGGCGCTGGGGCAGCCGCGGCGATATCAAGCTCGGCGTGCGGGCGACGTACTCGGACATCAACAACACCGCGGTGCTCGTCGAGGTGGCGCGCAAGAAGGGCAACTACACGCCGGACCTGTCGTTCGGGACGCACTTCTTCCAGGATCTCGTCGAGGCGTCGATCCGGTACCTGCCGCTCTACCCGGACGACGAGGGTGTGCTCTTCAACGAGGAGTTCCTCAGCCGATCGCCGAACATCCTGGCGAACGTCCTGCCCGAATACGCGGGTCTCTCTCACGTCGTCCGCGTGATCGACGTCCCGGCGGCCACCGGCGGCAAGGTGCTGCGCATCCTCATGAACGCGGAGCGCGACCAGGCGCTCGCCTTCCTCGGCGAGCCCGCGTCGGCGGCGGACTACGAGCCGGACGTCTCGTCGCCCGTTCGCGACGGTGGCGGCGATCACTGGCGCTGGCGCCTCCGCATGGCAGAGCGGATCGGCCAGGCGCTCGACGCGCAGCGGTTCGGGGTCAGCGGTCTCTACGTCTTCGGAAGCACGAAGAACGCGACCGCCGGCCCGGCGAGCGACATCGACCTGCTCATCCACTTCGACGGCGACGAGGGGCAGCGGCGAGAGCTGACGACCTGGCTCGAGGGGTGGAGCGTCTGCCTCGCGGAGGCCAACTACCTGCGCACCGGGCAGACGAGCGACGGCCTGCTCGACGTGCACATCATCACCGACGCGGACATCGAGCGGCGTTCGAGCTTCGCCGTGAAGATCGGCGCCATCACGGACGCCGCGCGGGCGATCAAGATCGGGACCAAGTAG